A genomic window from Ruminiclostridium cellulolyticum H10 includes:
- a CDS encoding type II secretion system F family protein: protein MVDYNEYAIPTKMKLVYALSAATVVFAVSYLFYRSFTVSIAISPLGIFYLNYRRKQIIEKRKNELNLQFKDLLISLSSSLSAGKPLEKAFVGALSDLYVLYPSDDAYIVRETKIIINKLSLNVSIEEAVSDFAERSDIDDIKNFSDVIIICKRTGGNLVDAIKNSSRIISEKIEMAQEIETLLSSRKLEQKVLNIMPIAMIFILSTTATEYINPVFTTVTGRIAATLCLILLTAAYFISKRIINIKM, encoded by the coding sequence GTGGTTGACTATAACGAATATGCGATTCCGACGAAAATGAAATTAGTATATGCATTATCAGCTGCAACTGTTGTATTTGCCGTTTCCTACCTGTTTTACCGGAGCTTTACGGTTTCAATTGCAATAAGCCCTTTAGGTATATTTTATTTGAATTATAGAAGAAAACAAATAATCGAAAAAAGAAAAAATGAACTAAATCTGCAATTTAAAGATTTACTCATATCTCTATCATCTTCTTTATCAGCAGGAAAACCCTTGGAAAAGGCTTTTGTTGGTGCACTTTCAGACCTTTATGTTTTGTATCCCAGCGATGATGCATACATAGTTAGAGAAACAAAAATAATAATTAATAAACTTTCTCTGAACGTCAGTATCGAAGAGGCCGTATCAGACTTTGCAGAACGTTCTGATATAGATGACATAAAAAACTTTTCAGATGTTATTATAATATGCAAAAGAACAGGTGGAAACCTTGTAGATGCAATAAAGAACTCGTCAAGAATAATAAGCGAAAAAATTGAAATGGCACAGGAAATAGAAACATTGCTTTCATCCAGAAAACTTGAGCAAAAAGTTCTTAATATTATGCCTATTGCAATGATTTTTATTTTATCAACAACTGCCACAGAGTATATAAATCCGGTATTTACTACTGTCACAGGCAGGATAGCAGCAACACTGTGTCTCATTCTTCTTACAGCTGCATATTTTATTTCAAAAAGGATTATTAATATTAAAATGTGA
- a CDS encoding Flp1 family type IVb pilin → MIAALKRFIREEDGMGTVEVIIIIAVLVVKW, encoded by the coding sequence ATGATTGCAGCATTAAAAAGATTTATAAGAGAAGAAGATGGTATGGGAACAGTTGAAGTTATTATTATTATCGCTGTTCTTGTGGTGAAGTGGTGA
- a CDS encoding LysR family transcriptional regulator: MDINFELYKIFYHCAENKSFSAAARKLFITQSAVSQSVKSLEKQLGITLFHRKSRNIQLTNEGELLFSYVSQAYNFLKTAEEKLKEFEGLTAGEIRIGVSDSICKYFVMPYIKKFGQMYPNIMVKVINRTTPQLLDVLKGGLIDIAISTLPVNEDTFNAAPFISVQDIFVASDKFKELKGREISLQELNGYPLVLLQSDSSTRKSVDRFFQNQGLTCSPEIELESLDLLVEFAKIGTGIACVLKESAVDAIKSGDLFQIKSKEPLPPRSIGVVTMKNVVLSKAVKTFISELI; encoded by the coding sequence ATGGATATTAACTTTGAGTTATATAAAATTTTTTATCATTGTGCAGAAAATAAAAGTTTTTCAGCTGCGGCCCGGAAACTATTTATAACACAATCGGCTGTCAGTCAATCGGTAAAGAGTCTTGAAAAGCAGCTCGGTATAACCCTGTTTCACAGAAAGTCCAGAAATATACAGCTGACCAATGAAGGTGAGCTCCTTTTCAGTTATGTTTCTCAGGCCTACAATTTTTTAAAAACTGCCGAGGAAAAGCTTAAGGAATTTGAAGGACTCACCGCCGGTGAAATCCGAATAGGAGTAAGCGATTCAATTTGTAAATATTTCGTTATGCCATATATAAAAAAATTCGGGCAAATGTACCCCAATATTATGGTTAAAGTTATAAACAGAACTACTCCCCAACTACTGGACGTATTAAAAGGAGGACTTATAGATATTGCCATTTCTACACTTCCGGTTAACGAGGATACGTTTAATGCTGCTCCTTTTATTTCTGTTCAGGATATTTTTGTTGCATCGGATAAGTTTAAAGAATTAAAAGGAAGGGAAATTTCTTTGCAGGAATTAAACGGATATCCTCTTGTTTTATTGCAGTCGGATAGTTCAACCAGAAAATCTGTTGATCGTTTTTTTCAAAACCAAGGGCTTACGTGTTCTCCTGAAATAGAGCTGGAAAGTCTTGACCTTCTGGTTGAATTCGCAAAAATAGGCACGGGAATCGCTTGTGTGCTAAAAGAAAGTGCTGTGGATGCAATAAAATCAGGGGATTTATTCCAAATAAAATCAAAAGAACCCCTACCTCCAAGAAGTATAGGGGTTGTCACCATGAAAAACGTGGTATTATCTAAAGCAGTAAAAACCTTTATAAGTGAACTGATATAA
- a CDS encoding phosphoribosylformylglycinamidine synthase yields the protein MKSTVKRLFVVKKHPYDVEAQGLLKDFRETLGIESLESLKIVNRYDVEGISDSEYQLARNTIFSEPTVDSAYDEEFKIPSNCRAFAVEFLPGQYDQRADSAAQCIQLLTQGDRPEINTARVIVLQGSINEKEFNSIKEYYINPVESREAKMEKPETLKAEVEQPEDVATLEGFTSMNEKQLSELLREMGFAMSFDDIIFCQNYFKNSEKRDPSVTEMRMIDTYWSDHCRHTTFLTCIDSVKFEKGRFTEIIEETYKDYIEKREDIYKDRNDKDICLMDIALMAMKALKKQGKLNDLDLSDEINACSIVVNADINGKNEEWLVMFKNETHNHPTEIEPFGGAATCLGGAIRDPLSGRVYVYQAMRVTGSGDPRTKLEDTIQGKLPQKKITTGAASGYSSYGNQIGLATGQVAEIYDEGYVAKRMEIGAVIGAAPRKNVVRMQPEAGDKIILLGGRTGRDGCGGATGSSKAHTEESLITCGAEVQKGNAPTERKIQRLFRNPNASTLIKRCNDFGAGGVSVAIGELADGLEINLDAVPKKYEGLDGTELAISESQERMAVVVEACDVEKFIGFAAEENLEAVVVAEVKAEPRLKMSWRGKQIVDLSREFLNSNGAKQRIDIEISAPDEETYFDKCNEIEIDNLKEYWIKNLQNLNRCSQKGLVERFDSTIGANTVLMPFGGKTQLTPAEGMAAKLPLMEGDTTTGTLMSFGYNPDIAKWSPFHGAVYAVVESIAKIVAMGGDYSKARLTLQEYFEKPGKDAKRWGKPLSALLGAYYAQMKLGTAAIGGKDSMSGSFMDMDVPPTLVSFAVNTVNVDNVISNEFKGVGSRVVLLKVKLDDNILPDFDELDRVYSRVNKLAKEKAILSASSVRSGGIAEIISKMAFGNMIGFTLKGIADVSLLFKPFYGSLILEIPENIDLTKALEGLRYTVLGVTTANSEININGTVIDLGELSHKWQEPLEKVFPTRVSEVQGTTVQYNFEAKTKAKPSVKIAKPRVFIPVFPGTNCEYDTKKVFENAGGIVETMVIKNMTHKDIEESIKRMEKLIDNSQIIMIPGGFSAGDEPEGSGKFIATAFRNPVVSEAVMKLLKNRDGLVLGICNGFQALIKLGLLPFGEIREIDEVCPTLTFNTIGRHQSCLVKTRIASNLSPWLNNVKVGDIHTIAISHGEGRFTANSEVMAGLEANGQIATQYVDLNGKPTLDISFNPNGSINAVEGITSPDGRVFGKMGHSERIGTNLYKNVPGEKDQQLFRAGIEYFG from the coding sequence ATGAAAAGTACTGTAAAAAGACTATTTGTTGTAAAGAAACATCCTTATGACGTTGAAGCACAGGGACTTTTGAAGGACTTCAGAGAAACGCTGGGAATAGAGTCATTGGAATCTTTAAAGATTGTCAATAGATATGATGTAGAAGGCATAAGCGATTCTGAATATCAACTGGCAAGAAACACCATATTTTCTGAACCGACAGTTGATTCTGCGTATGATGAGGAGTTTAAAATTCCTTCAAACTGCAGAGCTTTTGCTGTTGAGTTTCTTCCCGGACAATATGATCAAAGAGCAGATTCGGCTGCTCAATGTATACAGCTTTTAACACAAGGCGACAGGCCTGAAATTAATACTGCCAGAGTAATTGTTTTACAAGGCAGCATAAACGAAAAAGAATTCAATTCCATAAAAGAATACTATATAAATCCCGTTGAAAGCAGAGAGGCTAAAATGGAAAAACCCGAAACTCTTAAAGCTGAGGTTGAGCAGCCTGAGGATGTTGCTACTCTTGAGGGATTTACATCCATGAATGAAAAACAACTCTCGGAGCTTTTAAGGGAAATGGGTTTTGCAATGTCTTTTGACGACATAATTTTCTGCCAGAACTACTTCAAAAACTCGGAAAAGCGTGACCCTTCAGTAACAGAAATGAGAATGATAGACACTTACTGGTCGGATCATTGCAGACATACAACTTTTCTTACCTGTATTGATAGTGTAAAGTTTGAAAAAGGCAGATTTACAGAAATCATTGAGGAGACCTACAAGGACTACATTGAAAAAAGAGAGGATATCTACAAGGACCGTAATGACAAGGATATATGCCTTATGGACATTGCTCTTATGGCAATGAAAGCATTGAAAAAGCAGGGAAAATTGAATGACCTTGACCTCTCAGATGAAATAAATGCATGTAGCATAGTTGTCAATGCAGACATAAACGGAAAAAATGAAGAGTGGCTTGTAATGTTTAAAAATGAGACACACAACCATCCTACGGAAATCGAACCCTTTGGTGGAGCTGCAACATGCCTTGGAGGAGCTATCAGAGACCCGTTGTCGGGAAGAGTTTATGTATATCAGGCAATGAGAGTAACAGGAAGCGGCGACCCCAGGACAAAGCTTGAAGACACAATACAAGGAAAACTTCCGCAAAAGAAAATAACCACAGGAGCCGCTTCTGGATACAGTTCCTACGGGAACCAGATAGGTCTTGCTACAGGGCAGGTAGCTGAAATATACGACGAGGGCTACGTTGCAAAAAGAATGGAAATTGGTGCTGTAATAGGTGCAGCTCCAAGAAAAAATGTGGTAAGGATGCAGCCTGAAGCGGGGGATAAGATAATACTCCTTGGAGGGAGAACGGGAAGAGACGGCTGCGGAGGAGCAACGGGTTCGTCTAAAGCACATACGGAAGAATCTTTGATAACATGCGGTGCTGAGGTACAGAAGGGTAATGCCCCTACAGAGAGAAAAATACAACGATTATTCAGAAATCCCAATGCAAGCACATTAATAAAAAGATGTAATGACTTCGGTGCAGGCGGTGTTTCCGTTGCAATAGGAGAATTGGCAGATGGTCTTGAAATAAATCTTGATGCTGTACCAAAGAAGTATGAAGGATTGGATGGAACAGAACTGGCAATTTCGGAGTCACAGGAGCGTATGGCTGTTGTTGTTGAAGCCTGCGATGTGGAAAAATTCATAGGCTTTGCAGCAGAAGAAAATCTGGAAGCTGTGGTTGTCGCAGAAGTTAAGGCAGAACCTAGGCTTAAAATGTCATGGAGAGGAAAGCAGATAGTTGACTTAAGCCGTGAATTCCTGAATTCAAATGGTGCAAAACAACGGATTGACATAGAGATTTCTGCACCGGATGAAGAAACATATTTTGATAAATGCAATGAAATAGAGATAGACAATTTAAAAGAATACTGGATTAAAAACCTGCAAAATCTTAACAGATGCAGTCAAAAGGGTCTAGTTGAAAGATTTGATTCAACAATAGGTGCAAATACAGTACTTATGCCTTTCGGCGGAAAAACACAGCTTACCCCTGCGGAAGGAATGGCTGCAAAGCTGCCCCTTATGGAGGGTGACACAACAACCGGAACACTTATGTCTTTTGGATACAATCCGGACATAGCAAAATGGAGTCCTTTCCATGGAGCAGTATATGCTGTTGTAGAATCTATTGCAAAAATTGTGGCAATGGGTGGTGATTACAGCAAGGCAAGGCTTACACTTCAGGAATATTTTGAAAAGCCGGGAAAAGATGCAAAGCGTTGGGGAAAACCGCTTAGTGCCTTACTTGGTGCGTACTATGCACAGATGAAGCTGGGAACGGCAGCTATCGGCGGAAAGGACAGTATGTCGGGAAGCTTTATGGACATGGATGTTCCGCCGACACTGGTATCTTTCGCTGTAAACACTGTTAACGTGGACAACGTTATTTCCAATGAATTCAAGGGTGTAGGAAGCAGGGTTGTACTGCTCAAAGTAAAACTTGATGATAATATACTTCCTGATTTTGATGAGCTTGACAGAGTGTATAGTCGTGTTAACAAGCTAGCTAAAGAAAAAGCCATATTATCTGCAAGTTCCGTAAGATCTGGGGGTATTGCTGAAATAATCAGTAAAATGGCATTTGGTAATATGATTGGATTTACACTTAAAGGGATAGCGGATGTTTCACTTCTGTTTAAACCCTTCTATGGTTCTTTAATCCTTGAAATACCTGAAAATATAGATTTGACAAAAGCACTGGAAGGACTTAGATACACTGTATTGGGTGTTACCACAGCCAATTCTGAAATTAACATAAACGGTACTGTAATTGATCTTGGGGAGCTTTCCCACAAGTGGCAGGAACCTTTGGAAAAGGTGTTCCCTACAAGAGTAAGTGAAGTCCAGGGAACTACAGTTCAATACAATTTTGAAGCAAAAACAAAAGCTAAACCTTCCGTAAAGATAGCAAAACCAAGAGTATTCATTCCCGTATTTCCGGGAACAAACTGTGAATACGATACTAAAAAGGTATTTGAAAATGCCGGCGGAATCGTAGAAACAATGGTAATAAAAAATATGACTCATAAGGACATCGAAGAGTCTATAAAGAGAATGGAAAAACTCATTGATAATTCTCAGATTATCATGATACCCGGAGGCTTCAGTGCAGGTGATGAACCTGAAGGATCAGGTAAGTTTATTGCTACAGCATTTAGAAATCCTGTTGTCAGTGAAGCTGTCATGAAGCTTTTGAAGAATAGAGACGGATTAGTTTTAGGTATATGTAACGGATTTCAGGCATTGATTAAGCTCGGACTTCTTCCTTTTGGAGAAATAAGAGAAATTGACGAGGTATGTCCTACATTGACATTTAATACCATAGGACGACACCAGTCCTGTCTTGTAAAAACGAGAATAGCATCAAACCTTTCACCATGGCTGAACAATGTAAAGGTTGGTGACATCCATACAATAGCAATATCCCACGGTGAAGGAAGGTTTACTGCAAACAGTGAGGTTATGGCTGGTTTGGAGGCAAACGGACAGATTGCAACACAGTATGTTGATTTAAATGGAAAGCCTACATTAGACATTTCATTTAATCCTAATGGCTCAATTAATGCTGTGGAAGGTATTACAAGTCCGGATGGAAGAGTTTTCGGTAAAATGGGACATTCGGAAAGAATAGGTACAAACCTATATAAAAATGTACCGGGTGAAAAAGACCAGCAATTGTTCCGTGCTGGAATTGAGTATTTTGGTTGA
- a CDS encoding TadE family protein gives MKNNKGSFTVEASLVFSVVFLMVTAFVYLFVIMYQYVNMQSVANEAATKGAYFYVNQTGNNYGSNKLDEMYWRIYDTNNNKKASGIIDYANKLLNKSLFPAENNISVNTYNKILIKNLKIEIVDKYTIPVSNMFDIFGLSPVLSLKVVTNSPLDDNAEFIRNMDIVTDIHNCIKNSDTKWTGEGSKLENILEKLLKKN, from the coding sequence ATGAAAAATAATAAAGGTAGTTTTACTGTTGAAGCTTCACTGGTTTTTTCAGTAGTTTTTCTTATGGTGACTGCATTTGTATATCTCTTTGTAATTATGTACCAATATGTGAATATGCAAAGCGTAGCTAATGAAGCTGCAACCAAAGGAGCTTATTTTTATGTTAATCAAACAGGAAACAACTACGGTTCAAATAAACTAGATGAAATGTACTGGAGAATTTATGATACGAATAATAACAAAAAAGCATCAGGGATAATTGATTATGCAAACAAATTACTTAACAAATCTTTGTTTCCGGCTGAAAATAATATTTCTGTAAATACATATAACAAAATACTTATAAAAAACCTTAAAATAGAAATTGTGGATAAATATACCATCCCTGTCAGTAACATGTTTGATATATTCGGTTTATCCCCGGTATTAAGTCTTAAAGTCGTTACTAATTCACCACTGGATGATAATGCGGAATTTATAAGAAACATGGATATTGTGACAGATATTCATAATTGTATAAAAAACAGTGACACCAAGTGGACTGGAGAGGGTTCAAAGTTAGAAAATATACTGGAAAAACTCTTAAAGAAAAACTAA
- a CDS encoding sugar phosphate isomerase/epimerase family protein codes for MKISFSTLGCPGWSWEDMLSTAKDIGFDGVEVRGIGNELYVPKVKHFSNDNIELTKKKLSKIGLEIPCLTSACFLFDKENIDKHIKEGIDYINLAEKLGTPYIRVLGDAQPQPSDIDIDFVVKNLKNLAAAAKEKGVKLLVETNGVFADSKVMKSLLDKVDSDSVGVLWDIHHPVRFFNESLEYTYGNLKEHICFVHIKDSIMMDGTVKYKMTGYGDIPVKQAVELLNQNGYNGYVSLEWVKRWCLDLEEPGIVFAHFAGYMKSII; via the coding sequence ATGAAGATTTCGTTTTCAACATTGGGATGTCCGGGATGGAGTTGGGAGGATATGCTTTCAACTGCAAAGGATATAGGATTTGATGGTGTTGAGGTCAGGGGTATTGGTAATGAGCTTTATGTACCTAAAGTAAAACACTTTTCAAACGATAATATTGAATTGACAAAGAAAAAATTAAGCAAAATAGGCCTTGAAATACCTTGCTTGACTTCTGCGTGTTTTTTATTTGACAAGGAAAATATAGATAAACATATAAAAGAAGGTATTGATTATATTAATTTGGCTGAAAAGCTTGGAACACCGTATATAAGGGTTTTGGGTGATGCCCAGCCGCAGCCCTCTGATATAGATATTGATTTTGTTGTTAAAAATCTGAAAAATCTTGCAGCTGCGGCAAAAGAAAAAGGTGTTAAGCTATTAGTAGAAACCAATGGTGTATTTGCAGATTCAAAGGTTATGAAATCATTGCTGGATAAAGTTGACTCTGACAGTGTCGGAGTACTTTGGGACATTCATCACCCTGTCAGATTTTTCAATGAGTCGTTGGAATACACATACGGCAATCTGAAGGAACATATATGTTTTGTACACATTAAGGATTCGATTATGATGGATGGTACGGTCAAGTACAAAATGACGGGTTATGGTGATATTCCAGTGAAACAGGCTGTCGAGCTTCTTAATCAAAACGGATATAATGGATATGTTTCACTTGAATGGGTAAAGAGATGGTGCCTTGACCTCGAAGAGCCGGGAATTGTTTTTGCTCATTTTGCAGGGTATATGAAGAGTATAATATAA
- a CDS encoding CpaF family protein, with translation MKQELINEIKTSINDKIDLKRNFTDDEINELTVRTVLDKSKQVFLSSTEKKQIIESVFNSLRRLDILQPILDDNQVTEIMINGPNDIFIEKKGKISRLEMFFESQQKLEDIIQIMVTAVNRTVNESNPIVDARLKDGSRLNVVLPPIAINGPIVTIRKFPGKPIDVKSLIELGSLTEEAADALKILVRAKYNIFVAGGTGAGKTTYLNVLSNFIPADERIITIEDSAELQITNISNLVRLETRNANVEGRGEVTIKNLIRTALRMRPNRIIVGEVRGEEAIDMLAAMNTGHDGSLSTGHANSSQDMFSRLETMILSSAPLPLEAVRKQIASAIDIIIFLSRLRDGSRRTMEISEVLGIENGLIRLNPLFVFEETFQGDKKPINLVCGCLKRTLNPLINKHKIINSGIYNDF, from the coding sequence GTGAAACAGGAACTCATCAATGAAATAAAGACCTCAATTAATGATAAAATTGATTTAAAGAGAAATTTCACAGATGATGAAATTAATGAGTTAACAGTCCGCACGGTATTGGATAAATCCAAACAAGTTTTTCTCAGCTCAACCGAAAAAAAGCAAATTATTGAATCCGTATTTAACTCACTCCGCAGGTTGGATATATTACAGCCTATTCTCGATGATAATCAAGTAACTGAAATAATGATAAACGGTCCCAATGATATTTTTATTGAAAAGAAGGGTAAAATAAGCCGACTAGAAATGTTTTTTGAATCCCAACAAAAGCTTGAGGACATAATACAGATCATGGTGACGGCGGTAAATAGAACGGTTAATGAATCAAATCCAATTGTTGATGCCAGATTGAAGGATGGATCAAGGCTTAACGTAGTACTCCCTCCTATTGCAATAAATGGTCCTATTGTAACTATCAGAAAGTTCCCCGGAAAACCTATTGATGTGAAAAGTCTTATTGAACTGGGTTCATTGACCGAAGAGGCAGCTGATGCATTAAAAATTCTTGTAAGGGCAAAGTACAATATTTTTGTGGCAGGAGGGACAGGGGCTGGGAAGACAACTTATCTCAATGTACTTTCAAACTTTATACCAGCAGATGAAAGAATAATAACCATTGAAGATTCAGCCGAGCTGCAAATAACAAATATATCAAACCTTGTCAGACTTGAAACAAGAAATGCAAATGTAGAGGGACGAGGAGAAGTGACTATAAAAAATCTTATAAGAACAGCCTTGCGTATGAGGCCAAACCGAATAATCGTCGGAGAAGTAAGGGGGGAGGAAGCAATTGATATGCTGGCTGCAATGAATACAGGGCATGACGGATCTCTTAGTACCGGACATGCAAATTCATCCCAAGATATGTTTTCACGTCTTGAAACAATGATTCTGAGTTCGGCACCTCTCCCTCTTGAGGCAGTAAGAAAGCAAATAGCTTCAGCAATTGACATTATCATATTTCTTTCAAGGCTCAGGGACGGGTCCAGGCGGACAATGGAGATTTCAGAGGTACTGGGAATAGAGAATGGATTAATAAGACTAAACCCGCTTTTTGTATTTGAAGAAACATTTCAAGGAGACAAAAAACCAATTAATCTTGTTTGCGGATGTTTGAAAAGAACATTAAATCCATTAATTAATAAACATAAAATTATAAATTCGGGGATTTATAATGATTTTTAG
- a CDS encoding AAA family ATPase, with amino-acid sequence MALIKILIVDEDDEYSISLCNFLTHNYSETIALNYCKDIEEVKNRINEIVPDVILASEKYHREIKNYSKNNVILLSSVKNSASTIQNDYIYKYKDVNQIAAEIINIHTRSGNKIHDIGGNIAKVISVFSAAGNVGKTSLALAVSSICSFSGLSVFYLNLEQFQSTNIFFNGNTQNSFSDIIYFAKEKDKNLVTKIPAVCSKAIDSGIHYFSQTNNVFDIKEIQPEDIEFIVSAIKNCGYYDLIMVDMDSQLNENTMKVFEKSDEILYLITKEESCLHKTKQFIDSITLLSNSFENQAAIKNKIKYIANKVYKQAYLSEKFLLEQELLFQIVYDSDFPSLNNLSQLNGGPEIILNTYRDIAGRYIKHNMEVRCETGTHQ; translated from the coding sequence ATGGCACTCATAAAAATCTTAATCGTTGATGAGGACGATGAGTATTCAATCAGCTTATGTAATTTTCTTACTCATAATTACTCAGAAACCATAGCGTTAAACTACTGCAAAGATATCGAAGAAGTTAAAAATCGTATAAATGAAATTGTTCCTGATGTTATACTTGCTTCCGAGAAGTACCACAGAGAAATAAAAAACTATTCTAAAAATAACGTAATTCTTTTATCATCAGTAAAAAACTCTGCATCAACAATTCAAAACGATTACATATACAAATACAAAGATGTCAACCAAATTGCAGCGGAAATAATAAATATTCATACAAGATCAGGGAATAAAATACATGACATCGGCGGAAATATTGCTAAAGTCATCTCTGTATTTTCAGCCGCCGGAAATGTAGGTAAGACCTCATTAGCACTGGCTGTAAGCAGTATTTGTTCATTTTCAGGGCTGTCAGTCTTTTACCTTAATCTGGAGCAATTCCAATCTACCAATATATTTTTTAACGGTAATACTCAAAATTCATTTTCAGATATTATATATTTTGCCAAGGAAAAGGATAAAAATCTTGTAACAAAAATTCCTGCTGTATGTTCCAAGGCAATTGATTCGGGTATCCACTATTTCAGTCAAACAAACAACGTATTTGACATAAAAGAAATCCAGCCGGAGGATATTGAATTCATTGTTTCTGCCATTAAAAACTGCGGATATTATGACCTTATAATGGTAGATATGGATTCACAGCTCAATGAAAATACTATGAAAGTTTTTGAAAAGTCTGATGAAATTTTATATTTGATTACTAAAGAAGAAAGTTGTTTGCATAAAACCAAGCAATTTATAGACAGTATCACTTTACTATCAAACAGCTTTGAAAATCAAGCTGCTATAAAAAACAAGATAAAATATATTGCAAACAAAGTATATAAACAAGCCTATCTGTCTGAAAAATTCTTACTTGAGCAGGAACTTTTGTTCCAAATCGTTTACGATTCTGATTTCCCTTCATTAAATAACCTTTCCCAATTAAACGGAGGGCCTGAAATTATACTTAATACATATAGAGATATAGCGGGAAGGTACATTAAACATAACATGGAGGTACGGTGTGAAACAGGAACTCATCAATGA